GGAAAAATAACGCAGTCTGACAAACATACTCTGGCTCTGTGCCTGGGAGCAGAGTGTCAAGCAGAATATGGCATGCTAATGTACAGAACATTGGGTTTCATGAGGTCGTAGAGGTTCGTTTCATCTTACTTTAATTAGCTAgctgttttttaatttttaatttatttagcCAGCTGGTAGACAACCCCATAAAGTTACAAATAGCTTACTGTAGGGGCTAGTAGgccagctagctaatgttagcagtAGTAGGCTACTGTACATGACAAGGACCTCATGTTGACTCATGTGACAAGTACAGAAACACCTTTCCCCACCTTGCTCTTTTGATGCCTCTGCATGTCTGTCTTGTTTTAGCCATGTGCTCCCTTGTaatccttttttccccctattTTCTTTTTGCTTAAGAGCGTCAGATCGGTGAGTTGACATTTTGACGGCTTGATTTTGACAAATAAGTGGTGTGGACAAATTAATATGTTTAGGCTACATATTGTGGCATGAAGATAAATGAATCAACGGCAAGCATGTAGGCCTATTCAAAACACTTCACTATAACACTATTCAAAAATCAATGGCCAACATTTATGAGTGAGGATCGCTCTCTCTCCCGACCACTCCTGACTCCTGCTGCACAACTAATATCACTATTACTAAAACCAACTCTGTAAATAGTTGCATGGGCGATTTCAATGGGCCAAAAGCTGGGTAATTTAAGTGACATCCCACAAACCAGCAATTTAATAGAGATCCTCACGGATAACATCGCAGTCATTTAATTCATCCTTAATGTTGCTAAAATTACACTGTTTAGAGAAATTGCactgttttttatgtgtgtgttttaatgtttcaGAAAAACAAACGAGTGGATGGCAATCATACTGTTTGGAGAGGTATAACCACTAGATGGTGACCAAGCTTTGCAGATGTTGGGGATTGGGAATCTTTGCAAGTTGGATTTAATACCATTAAATCACCAAACTGAATTAAACACATCATTTGAATTGAGGATGTTTTTTGtcagtaaacaaaaacaataaaaacaaaaaaagaaagaaagcataaCGTAAACCCTATttcccctgctgtctgtgttgGCAGGTGTAATCAATGCCCTCAGTGCTGATGGACGTTGTTTGACATGTATAGCAAGAGTAAtctcatcattctctctctctgctctcataCTGAAGACCTCTCTCAGCTCTCATACTGAAgatctctctcagctctcataCTGAAGATCTCAGCTGTCGACTAAaatggtgtgattgtgtgacatCAGGGCTGCAGTGATGCTTTCAAGAGAATTTTTAGAGATGATTGTGTAACTTGCCAAGGATTCTGTTCCCCTGTGCTCTAAACTAAGCCCTAAccctaaaacaaacaaataaaaacacccacacattcttacaaGGTCTGTAAGAAACAGAACAGCTGACTCTGTAAGACAGGATGTTTGGGCTGGGCTGGATCTGGCCCACATCCGGCTCAAGTCCATTCAAAGGTAACACTCTTTACTTGAAGGGTACCTACATAAGGATGTTATAACACATTCATAAGCTCCGAATAACATGTTTAtaagcacatgtgtgtttataaagAGCATCTGTAATATTCTCCAGAAGACGTAGCATCTTTTGTAAGATAAATAACATTGCATGGGTAAACGGTGTGagattctgtgttctgtgtttgatgATATACCCATAACATGAAAAgttcatacactcacatacattcagTTAATATCAATGTCAGTGTGATGTATTCCATTGTACagcttgtgtgtttgattttgcGAGTTTATGAACACCGTACTTAAGAATCTATGTGCATGTTAATGAGCGCCTTATATCAGTAGCTTCTTAAATCATGTTATTCATTGCTTATCAAGGTGTTATAAAATCAGTATGTAGATACCCTTCAACTACAACAACTCTTCAAGTGTTACCCATGTCAAGACTGTGGTGACATCTGCCATTAGATAACAGATGCATTTCTTAGGGTGGGTTGAAGGGAAAGAAGACCCTACTTAGCTTTTTAGTAGGGCTGCTAACTTACTAGCGTCCCTCATCATTGTGTTGTTCTTTCTGAGTTGGGAAAAGTAATTTGAGTGTGGGTAGACCTCTTCAGATGACTTCATGAACTTCCCACAGGcaaatgtattgaaatgttTTGCAGATCTTAACAAAAATGAAGTCAAGGTACAAGACATTGCCATGGATGGGCCATGGTAATATCACAATATAAGAAAATCAGAAGAGGTGATTTTATATCTTAATAATGAATAGGTTATGATGACTTACTGTATAAAGTGGATAATGCCTTTCTGACAAGAGCACATGGTGTTTCCATGTCCAACAGCACTAGAATTATTAACATCCCAAACtacaaaaaaatgacagtaaAATTTTCACTTCATATTTCTTAGTCATCATGCCTTTACTGGGGTTCTGTCATGGCAGTTGGCATATGTTTGTGCCATAGAGATTGGTAGAGGTGACTCTTAGTCTTATATTCTGCTGCACAGCTTGTGTTGACCTCCCGAatcccccccaaccaccaccaccaccctcctcctcctcattccaGCCCTCAAGTTCTGGGGCGGAACCCATCAGCTGTCTGATGCAGACACAAAGCTATGGGGGACGCATCCATTACGTAAATGAAAAACAGGCAGGGGGTTGACTGATGTTGAttcatgcgtgtgtttgtttgtgtgtgtgtgtgtgtgtgtgtgtgtgtgtgtgtgtgtgtgtgtgtgtgtgtgtgtgtgtttgtgtgtgtttgtgtttgtttgaagatgTCTGAATCGGGTTGGCAACTCTCCCACCAACCCCCAACCCAGATGAACAGAATCAGAAGTCATCACCGTCAGCGATGACATTGCCaccatcaatatcaatatcttTCCCCtacttctccctttcctcctcctcttcctcctccctgtcttcaACCTCATTCTCTGTGCGCACACGCTGCATTCAATATAGATGCCTGGAGGCAATACTGCCGAGATTGAATTTCTCAAGTGGCCGCATCTAAGGACTTGCGCGCACGTCTCATATCAAGTTCATGTCGCTCTACCACTCCTCCCAGACACTCTTTAGTGTGGGGTGTCCTTAATCCTTTGCatccaaaaaacaaaacaaacaaaggaaccaaaaacaaacatgagagTGACGTAACAGCGTACGCAGCTGCAATACTAGTTCACTGAGATGCAGGCATAAAAATGCCTGCTGTCTTCCTTTGATGTGTTTCTGGTCAATTATTCAGGGATCCAGCTGTAAGCTAAAATGTCATaagccagagagggagaaagagttatacacaggaaaagatgtgaaATTCTTTGTGTCATTGGTTGGGTACTTCCCACTgcagccaaacctctcactgtcccaTGCAAGTACTCCAACAAACTAACCTCAGTATTTTtaacacaacagggtgcactaaaACCATCATACTGATACTTAccaatacttaacaacaacaacaacagccttAAAGACTTGTCAAGTGGCTACTTTCCTTCGTctttgttttgttgaattaggtcCACGACtactccagaaggctcaacagtggtgtctggcatcccagaccaagcccctccatactcacgatgggttaggacacatgtcgttaccacagacaaacacacctcaaGATACCCTCAAGCATGACTGAGAGACTTCCCCACAACAACCATGCCCGAATGCCAGTCCATCCAGGTTCTTCATCTATACTTAGGTCCATTTTCTAGTTGCTCTAAGTAGGCCATCTTCAGCCATACCTACGCCCTGTAGATTAAGGTGACTTTAAGTAGAGACCTGTGTTCACTTGCGAGCAGTGCCCTGCAGGTAACATGAATGCTGTTACCTTTTTTTCAGAGAGTAAATGCTCATGCCCAATTAAACCCAAATAATGCTCTTAGATAGCAGAATGTGTCACTGCCAGGGCCCTGACAATAGACCACTGTGGTTTCTGTTTTGCGTCTGTGTTTTTGCCTGATGATGGCTTTCAGTTTAATAGGATCTCTCTTAAAGTGGTTGCAAACTACACCCCTGCTCTTGTGTAAACGATTTCACTCGGCTTTGAAGGTTCCTGGAAACTGCAACAGCAATGACAACAGATCCAGGAGGAATTGAGTGTTGTCTGAGCAAAAAATACAGAAGATGAAGTGACCGAGCCGTAACCCGCTTTCAagctcagaaagagagagagagagagagagagagagagagagaaagagagagagagagagagagagatgagcagcGCAAGCGCGAGggtgatgtggatgtgtgttctGTTCAGAAGCTCATGGTGGTGTCCCAGCGGGTCTCGGCGAGACATGCGGAGTGTGAATGGGGCACGTGGCTCGGCCCATTAAGAAGTCGCCAAGTGGGAGGACAGCCACGATACATCCAGCTGGCCCTGTGAATGAAGTTATCACACCTTCAATGCACCATCCACCACaacttaaaatgaaaaacagGCCAGCACAGGAGATTTAATGGTCAGCACAGAACGAGAATTAACCAGTTTACTGTGTGAcacttattaaaaaaaaacataatttacattaTTTAGCAAACGATACAAAGGCCTGTGAGGTCCCACACATCAATATTCAAATCTCTCTAAATAGTTTATGTTGGGAACAATGACAAAAACCATCCATTAGTAAATGTTGTTTATAAAAGGTCCACAGAAGACATTTGGTGTTGAGAAAATGTGGCAGTGCTAAAGCCGCCAACATTGGGTTGACCTGGGCAAGAACTCTCTACTTTCAGTGCCCTATTCAATGCAACGCAGCAAATGTGCCAATGGTCCACTGGTTCACAACCTCTCTGTTTCTAACTGTGCCAATGGTCCATTTACACTGGTTCCTGGTTCCAATGGTTCCATTTACACTGGTTCCAATGGTTCCATTTACACTAGTTCACACCCTCTCTGTTTCTAACTGTGAGAGAAGTAAAGCTGTTACTGTCTGGTTGCATGCAATGAGGTTTTTAAGCCATGTATGAAAAACATGACTGAGGGTCATGAACAGAAGAAGGAGATCTAGTAGGAGAGAAGGCTACAAGTAGCTCCAGCCTCTATAGTACATTTATAGCAACATCCTATTAACATATTGGGGGATGCTTCCCTTAGCTGATACTCCACAAACAGTGagtaaatcaaataaataatgctAAAATATCAAACTAAGCAATACCTGTTAACTCAACCCAATTCTACTTTACTTGTCAACTAACCCTATTCATATCCTAGTCCCAATcatcatcttaaaaaaaaacctctaacTAATTAGTGGCTCCCCCTGAGCTAAATCTAAGTAACACTATCtaaagccattagtcaattacaaacaatacacaatgcAGCAGCACAAGTCTTGAACAAGACGGAGGGCGCACATCACCCCAGTAATAAAATCACTGtactggttacctgttagtttcagaatagatttaAAGATTATCTTACTAGTCTATACATcgctccatagtcatgcacctgaatatataacagacatgctctcaaggtacacacccagtagatccctgaggtcttctggcactgaacacctaagccaggacaaagagacatggagaagaagcttttattttctatgcccccagcctttggaatactctaccagaatacctaagaatggctgaaacggtggaaacctttaaacgtgcacttaagacatacctgtgtctctttacaagtgtttgtaacccccccccctcatttttCCTTCTGTGCGGCGCATTGTGCTACCTCATGGTATGAAATGCGTCGTACAAATAAAGTATGATTTGATCTGTATGCTTCGCAGCAGACAGCGGTATGGGCTGTAAAAGTAGGATGATGCAATGAAGCTGAAATTGCACCATTTCTTTGGAGCCTTTCAAGGAAAATTACTTGAATGTGCTTGTTTAGGTTGCTGAtgtcaaacagaaagaaaatggcGGGCAGGCGATTTTCCTAAACTAAATGCACTAAAAGTGGTCCTGAGTGCATTGCCTCAGTCCACAGTTAGAGATGTACGTTGTTGAGAATATTTCAAGGGGTTAATTGCACTCAGAGTGTGAGGCATCTAAAAAATGGGCATTTACAGAGAGCTATGGAGTGTTTATGAAGACATTAACTTTGCCCTTTAAGCTGAGTTGTGCCAGAGATGAGGCATCATTAGACATGTTCGGAGCTTTTGACTAGACCTTCGGAGAGGTTTTTGTATGTCAATCATACTTCATACGTCAACAACACAATTGCGGTCCTAAAGCAACATCATGTTAAGTGCACAACACATTTATACAAGCTAGGGGCAAATGGGTTGGGTGAGGTGAGATATAGGTGGGTGTTAAAGTTATTTGTTACATAACCATGTACCAATCACATTGAAGAAACATGAGCTCCAACATGCGCTTTACTCAGCAAGCAAATAGCAGAATTTAAATGGTAGATGAAAATAATTTTGTTTGTGTAGACAGAAGCATATTAGGCAAATattatggcattaatattacaAGTAAATAAAACATGTCATTGGTGGGATTAAGAAGAGACCAGGATGTCCAACGGATGGAGACAAATACAACAGTATGATTTTAATTGTCACCTTTCgtaaacaatgaaaacaaaaccaatACATATGGCAAAGATAATATCACATTCCATaatatttttaatttttgttaTGCACTAATGAATGTTAAAATAGTACAGTGAATTGAGCTTAATTGTTTGTCCATCCATCGTTTGTTCAGACTCTCTGTCCCATGGGATGGGACGGGATGGGATGTTATCTGTAAAATTGGTAGGGgggctgtggcgcaagcagcagccccgtACCATGGATGGGCCTGAACGCCCATGGGGACCCGGGTCCGAGTCCGACTCGGGGTCATGTTCCGATCCCACTAccaatctctctccagctcacttCCTTTCTCTTCACTTTCCTATCgaattaaaggcaaaaagcccaaaaataaatcttaaattaTTAGAATTTTTTTTGAATCTGTTAGTTTATTACACTTTCAGCAATTCTGCTCTACACTGCTCACCAACAGCATTCTCGTTTATCAATGGCTGTCCTATAAATTGCTAGGATGCGGATATTAATTTGTGTGCAAAACACTTTCCTTTGGCCATTGTGGGAGCTTTAATTTGCAACTTTAATGTGGAAATTATAATTCTTCAGTCTGGAACTACagcgtaaacaaacaaacaaaatgataaGCGATGTATTTTCGTGTACTTGGGCATGTAGTCAAAAGGAATATTTCTGGTAGTAAGCCATGAAAAACTGCTGCATTGATAAGATTGTGAAGAAGACTGTGACgtcagcacgcacacacacacacacacacacacacacacatacacacacacacacacacacacacacacacacacacacacacacacacacatacacactcacaattcAAGACATCATTAAAATGCACATTTCCATCACAATAGAGCTTCAATGACATGTTGTTGTACACGGCTGTACAGACACAAactgacatacacatacactgtgcACACATTCAGTACAAAAATATTCATATCTATATATCCAAATAGGTGCGACACAAATCCTGTcttcagagcatgtgtgtgtgtgcgtgtacgtacacgtgagtgtttgtgtgtgtgtgtgtgtgtgtgtgtctgcagtagtCTATTCTAGCTCCATCCCATCAGTCAGCCGGAGCTCATCTGTTCCCTGTCGGGTAGTCTGGGTGGCGGGGGGTTGAGTGGGACACCAGTGTTGTTGCGCTCCGGATGTTCCGGCCAGTGTTATGCGCCGTGGAGCTCTGCCACCGGAGGTTGTCATCATAAGTGTCACCGTTGTCGTCGTGGGTCAAGTCGGTCCGCAGGCAGCGCGGGCAACACAGCTCTCGGAACTCGCGGCGAAAAGACTTGCGGAAGACGTAGTAGATGAGCGGGTTGTAGGCGGTGGCGCCCTTGGCGAACAGGCACGGCAGCAGGCTGACGAGCGGCGTCACGCTGTCCTTGCCCCCGGCGTGGAACATGGTCCAGAGACTGACCGCCACGTAGGGTGTCCAGGACACCATGAAGCCAGCGCTGACCAAGATAGCCatctgggagagaaagagagagagagaaagagagagagagagagagaagcatagagagaaacaaaaacatagaGGCTTAGAGAActacagggatagagagaatgagagggtggcttagagaaatagagggagagagagagagagagagaagtggagagagagagggccagggaaagagacagagaaagaccaagagagagagacacagaaagacagaaaaacagatagggaaaagagaaaaataaagctagtttgatggagagaaaagagcatGGACTGTGTGATTGACACTAGCAGACCATGACCAGAGCTCTAGGGAATTGGTGGAAGGTGGAAGGTGCCAATTGACCAGTTGCAGAGGGGCTTCTGTCTCAAGTCCATGTGATCTAGATTAATCACTTTAGACTCACTGCTGTTCACCTACTGGCACTCAATTATAACAAGTCTTGATCTGGACGTCAAAGTCCATTACGCTTAACCAGGAAGAGTGGCCAGAGCCGAGATGTGGAAACAGCATCTGTGGTCCATCAAAGACAGACATTTACTTACAAGGGAGTCAATCCTGCCATGTTCAAGCACCTAGAAATGTGCTTCAGCGTGAATAAACTTTACGTGCAGCTGAACAGAGGTCAGCGGAAATCAAATAGTTCACCATGGGATTTTATTCTACGCTTTAATAAGCTTAGGCAGCCTTCAACCTAATGCCAACCTatggatatgatatgatgtGAAGTTAAGCCACAGGCCTATCGGTCAAAGTGCTTGGGCCAGAAGATAAGTAAATCCATTAGATGGTGCTCTCTTAAAAGCCAGTTAAATGTTTAATTCAGCTTGAAAGCAGTATAGGGTTGCCACCTGTCCCTGGAAATGCATAAAATGCTGTGTCCTGCTGTGTATTGAATCAATTAGCGATTTGTCCCGCATTTtcgtttctggagtttatttcggcgtggagaccccctctcagctggtgctcagagaaaggaCTACATGTTTGTAGACTAGTTGGTATTTATCCCTCTTGCCTTAGTCAGTCAACCACATAAGACACAGCAAAGCTACTAGACTATGATGTCCCAGACACGAAACACAAAGAGCGGCGAGGTAGGACACCAAACTGGGCTCACCAGCATGACCTTCTTCTCCACGTTGCCAAAGGTGGGCAAGCGGTCGTTGTTCTGGATGGTCTGGTAGGCCTTGTGCAGCTTCCAAGTGATGCCTAAGTAAGATGAGACGATGGCCACGCACGGCAGGATGGTGCAGAGCACCGCCAAGGCCATGATGAAGGTGGAGTCGTTGAGCGAGTTCTGGTAGCCGGCCCAGTCCACCGAGCAGGCCATACCGTACGGCTCAGGGCCATATCCACCCCAGCCCAGCAGGGGGCAGGCCGCCCATAGCAGGGCATAGAGCCAGATGAGGGTGATGAACATGCCGATGGTGCTGCGTTGGAACCTATTACCTGCGAACGAGCAAAACAAACACTGCTTGTGATTGTCAGTTATCAAAAGGCCCTGCTGTATATGTTTTATGACTTTGCAGTGGGATCGAGAAATTATCTTTTTTTGAGATTGAGTTGTATGAGATAAATATGCTCTGAGGGAGTGTAACATGGCTTTGTTAGACGACTATGTTCTGTATGGTTTTTTTACTCTTTGTTTTGCATGTTCAGAGATATGGGAAGAGATTCTCTGATTCTGGGCATGGGAATGATTTCATATCTCACTGCTGAGCCAGAATAATTGTTTGCCTGCAGATTTTCAAATACAGGAAAAGAGAACTGTGACAAACACGTTCAAATGCAAAAAATGCAATCTCCAGAGATaaaacgcatgcacacacacacacacacacacacacacacacacacacaaattattgaACGGGTAAAGCAACTGATTAATTAGCCAGTGTCAAAACCTCTTGGATGGTCTGCATTCATAATGAACCAAACAATGTGTTATGCTGCACGACGAAACGTTGCCTTTGGATTAGATGATCAATGTTATCTGAGCGTTGACAGCCAGATGCTTTCATCAACCCGTACGTTAATGCGCTGTACAATGCACATGCAAATATCACTAGGTGTTCCTGTCTGGTCTGGTCACCCGGAGAGAAACACGGCACTTCTTACAACAGACTTCCTCCCCAATCAGCTGTTGTTGTGGGTGATTGTGAGAGTGGAATTTGAATGCAAATGATGTCTTCATGTTTAGCACTTTAAACAGGAACCATGCTGGGAAGTTGCACTGGCATCTTGAGAGTTTGTAccttttcttattattatgcattatgatcttcttcttcttcctctggctAGGGTGTCTATGGCAGACCCTAGAACCGTACGGTAGAATGTTGTGAAATTTGCCACACTGATTTGGGCTGCTACCCTGATTCTATTCAGCAAGTTTGATGAGCGTGACTTTAGAGTTCTAGCGATCACCAATGGTTCAATGATGGagttccattcacacacataacttTTGAACCATATGAGTCAAATTCGAAAATTAGGTGTTGCTGAGTTCAACGCACCCTGATATCAATATCCACTGCGCTGGCTTTTTCCGTCATTTCGGATTTTACTAGAAAGTGTGTATTTAGCTACTCCTCGGACAACCTTTTACACTAGAGCGCTTTTAATTTattataatgtattattatcAAAGGGATTGACTAATTAAGCTAATTTTGATTGTCCTCGCTCCATGAGCGCATATAAGAGTGGCATGGAGTATTTTTTGAGGAGTTCTGCACACTGAGATAAGGCATGGGTAGGCTAGTCTGCAGTGTAGTCTATGCTTTAGCAATGTGTAGCACTGTGGATATGGAGTGTTTGCAGAAAGAATCCCCTTGAGTATACTTCACAGCAGTAGAGGGAGGTTATTGAAGAATATCTGCAGTAATGAACACACTGCCAAACTAATTACAAGCCATCAAGCCACTCAGTGACCCATCTAATAATTTTCAGGTGTCTCTATATGGGGGTCGGGGGAGACGTTGCTTGAAATGTAAAAGCTGACTCCCTGGCTGGTTGCTTATGAATATGGCAGAGCTTGAGTGTCCCCAGAGGGCCTCCTTCATCCATAGTCAGAGTACTTTTGACGAGCCACTAAACCATTCCTGTCACGCAGACTCTGGGGACTTTGATTAGCCTCCGCCAACTTCAGCGTTAAATGCGGAAATAATGAAAGTTTGTCTTCTCGTGTTTTGACAAACACGTTGACAGGAGGTCCGTTTGTGTGTCGTACTGTTGAGGTAATTGGGCTTAATGGAAGGCCAAAAATAGAATTTAGCATCATTTACTTACTTATTTATCTAATTGGGCTGCCAGAATATCTGTCTTGAAagcctgtgtgtatttttcttaGAAAGAATTGAAAATTCGAAAATGAGCTAGAATGTGAACAAATACTGTTTTGATGTTATGTCAAAAAATGCCTATGCACTGTGTTGCCAAGACATCTACTGAAGATAGCATGCTAACCACTACCTCAAGAGCCACTAGTGAGTCACTGTAGCGGAAACACAAGGCAAAGCAATGGCCTGTTACAGGCATAAGCCCACACTGTCAGGAATGGTGTTATTAATAGCTAAAACACAAttttaatacaaatgtaatgACAGTTCAAGTGTTTGTAATGGATAATCACACTGCAGAGTCCATCCATTTTCATGCTTCAAGTaagacaaacttttttttgccAAAGTTGACTGCTTGTAGTTCATAGCAACAAGTAGCTTAGTAGGAGAGTATGGGTGGGGAATATGAAATCATTAAGCCCACTAGCTGACATCTAGTCAGGTTTACATATAGCCCCTTTAAGGGTGGAGTTggaagattacatttttttttttttttttaaacatattatTGTTTATAGCTGTTAGCAAAATATCTGTAGGATATTAGTTATTAGCTCCACAAAATACATCTGTTTGGTGTTACAAACTTTTGCATATGGAGCTTAAATAATCATTAAGAAATAATTAAAAACCCTAGGATAATATGTTTCTGGGAGGAAATTTGTTTTAACTGAGGCAGTGATTGGTATCGAATGCCAAAACAGGATTATTTGACGATGGAAAAAACATTCCATCCCcgaagtgttcagtgtgtgtgaacaagtgAGCGTCATGAATTTTAATCTTGCCATGTGTGGAACTCTCAATGAAAGTCTGTCTAAtagataggcagacagacacacagacagacggagctGGAGAAGTTTCTAGTTTAGCCTGTGGCAGATCACGCACTGGGATTTATCAAAACTCCACAGACCCATAATCTGCCTTCTTTGGGACGACCTGATGTGTATGCATCTAAACTCATTTGGGACGTGTCTTCACTGTTGGCACATGTTGCGTTTGAAGTTCAAGTGAAGAACGAAACATGAAGATGGAGAACAGTCATGAGCAATGTAACTTTATGATTTTGAGCCTCCACCACCATCAATCAGCAATGTGGAGAGCGAAACAAGCCGACTCAATTTCAAGGACATTTGTTCGCTGTttgaactcacactcacaactcCTTccccagtgttgtgtgttgttcctTACTAGCAGGCACCTGCAGATGAGATGAGTGATTCTATAACCAAGACAGCTATCTGCCCCACAGAAAATGCCCACACACATTGGCATCAGCCTAAATGGTTATACTTGATTGTCAGCGGCATGTAGTCTGTGAGCTTCAGTCAAGAATACTGTGGTGTTCCCGATTTTCACTAGTTTCACCAGACGATGAGCAAAAGCGGTGTGTGACCTTTAAACTGAGGAAGCCCCAACATGAATTTGGACGTGGGTGTATTATATGACACAGAGGATTGACTAATTTACAGTGGTGGTGTCTTGGATGTATTAATCTGCTCAGTTTAAATACAAATTTCAGGTATATCACAGATACCTTTACTcacaataaaagagagaaaccaTTTCAAAATACTATCCCAGGTTTCTTACTTAGCTAGGTATGTTGCACATCAGCAGTATTTGTCTGTAAAACGTTAGCACGGCTAGCAGagcaacaaaatcagtttagCTGTAGCCTAGCCTAGAAGATTGTTTGCAACTAAGCAGCACCATTAAAAGACAGATCGATAAAATGATCAACCAGtggacttttttttctcacgTTCATTAACTTACCTGGACAAAACTTCACTGCCTAGCTCGAATACTATTAACCCAACGGATATCCCACAGATAGTCCTTAGACCACAGCAAAGTGGGGAATTGTTGGGCTATCACAGTGCAACCTGTGGATGTGCCTGTGGATATGCATTACCTGATTCGGGGGTGGCACCAGCCACCAGGTATCTGACCAGTCCCATGACGGCCAGAGTCATGATGCTGGCCACACTGAAGATCATTCCCATCAGGCCGTAGTAGAGGCAGGTGGGGTCGCCGCCGATCCAGGCATGG
Above is a genomic segment from Clupea harengus chromosome 15, Ch_v2.0.2, whole genome shotgun sequence containing:
- the opn8a gene encoding opsin 8, group member a translates to MDDKYTSKLSPAVDYAAGVYLVIIAVLSILGNAAVLITAAQRKKRLKAPELLSINLAVTDIGMALSMYPLSISSAFNHAWIGGDPTCLYYGLMGMIFSVASIMTLAVMGLVRYLVAGATPESGNRFQRSTIGMFITLIWLYALLWAACPLLGWGGYGPEPYGMACSVDWAGYQNSLNDSTFIMALAVLCTILPCVAIVSSYLGITWKLHKAYQTIQNNDRLPTFGNVEKKVMLMAILVSAGFMVSWTPYVAVSLWTMFHAGGKDSVTPLVSLLPCLFAKGATAYNPLIYYVFRKSFRREFRELCCPRCLRTDLTHDDNGDTYDDNLRWQSSTAHNTGRNIRSATTLVSHSTPRHPDYPTGNR